The following proteins are encoded in a genomic region of Arachis stenosperma cultivar V10309 chromosome 4, arast.V10309.gnm1.PFL2, whole genome shotgun sequence:
- the LOC130975241 gene encoding uncharacterized protein LOC130975241 — protein sequence MKPDGASGDAFVKEGFSNWKKKERLQTHVGNHDSAHNQARRKYEALMKQKQHIEVVFQKHSDQAKKDYRTHLTATIECIRFLLRQGLAFRGDDESHNSNNQDIVRAAASETTKVIIDDLGDDLFAILVDEARDIFVKEQMAVCLRYVNKEWIVMERFLGLVHVSSTNALSLKVALESLLAKHSLSLARIRGQGYDGASNMQGEFNGLKSLILKENTCAFYVHCFSHQLQLALVVVAKKQVEIALLFNLLASLCNIVGASCKRKDMLRENQMQKTIVALQNGDVSSGRGLNQETTLKRTGVTNELSQALQKSDQDIINAMTLVKVSKQRLQSIRDDGWSSLLNEVSLFCDSHNILVRNMNDIFEKLLRLAEFYPHEFSSTQLLALDSQLENFILDMRLDDQFSNINGTSGLSQKLVETKKHVVYPLVFLLLKLALILPVATASVERTFSAMNIIKSRLRNRMGDEWLNDCLVTYIERETFNQVDNETIIQHFQNMKTRREVPSRFEAKKVSG from the exons ATGAAACCTGATGGTGCGAGTGGTGATGCTTTTGTAAAAGAGGGCTTTTCAAATTGGAAAAAGAAGGAGCGATTACAAACACATGTTGGAAATCATGATAGTGCTCATAATCAAGCTCGAAGAAAATACGAAGCACTCATGAAGCAAAAGCAACATATTGAAGTTGTATTTCAAAAGCATTCAGATCAAGCTAAAAAAGATTACCGAACTCACTTAACAGCAACAATTGAGTGCATTAGGTTCTTATTGCGACAAGGATTGGCTTTTCGTGGTGATGATGAATCGCACAATTCAAACAATCAAG ATATTGTTAGAGCTGCTGCAAGTGAAACTACTAAagttattattgatgatcttgGAGATGATTTATTTGCTATTTTAGTTGATGAAGCTCGAGACATTTTTGTTAAAGAGCAAATGGCTGTTTGTTTGCGGTATGTGAATAAAGAATGGATTGTAATGGAGCGATTTCTTGGCCTTGTCCATGTTTCTAGCACAAATGCGTTGTCGTTAAAAGTAGCTTTGGAATCTTTATTAGCAAAGCATAGTTTAAGCTTAGCAAGAATACGTGGACAAGGTTATGATGGAGCTAGTAATATGCAGGGAGAATTTAATGGCTTAAAAAGTTTGATCTTGAAAGAAAATACTTGTGCTTTTTATGTTCATTGTTTTTCTCACCAACTTCAATTAGCACTTGTGGTTGTTGCAAAGAAACAGGTTGAAATTGCACTACTTTTTAATTTGCTTGCTAGTTTGTGCAATATTGTTGGAGCTTCTTGTAAACGTAAAGACATGCTTCGTGAAAATCAAATGCAAAAGACAATTGTTGCATTACAAAACGGAGATGTTTCTAGTGGGCGTGGCTTAAATCAAGAAACAACATTGAAAAGGACAG GAGTTACTAATGAGTTGTCTCAAGCTCTACAAAAAAGTGATCAAGACATTATAAATGCTATGACATTGGTTAAAGTGTCCAAGCAACGATTGCAAAGTATAAGAGACGATGGTTGGTCCTCTTTGCTCAATGAAGTTTCACTATTTTGTGATAGTCACAATATTCTTGTTCGAAATATGAATGACATATTT GAGAAGTTGCTTCGTTTAGCTGAATTTTATCCACATGAATTCTCTTCTACTCAACTTTTGGCACTTGATAGTCAACTTGAGAATTTTATATTGGATATGCGTCTTGATGATCAATTCTCAAATATAAATGGAACCAGTGGACTATCTCAAAAATTAGTTGAGACAAAAAAGCATGTTGTTTATCCATTGGTGTTTCTTCTATTGAAATTAGCTTTGATTCTACCTGTGGCAACGGCATCAGTTGAGAGAACATTTTCTGCTATGAATATCATAAAGAGTCGACTTCGTAATCGAATGGGAGATGAGTGGTTGAATGATTGTTTGGTTACATATATAGAAAGAGAGACATTCAATCAAGTTGATAATGaaacaattattcaacattttcaAAATATGAAAACAAGAAGAGAAGTACCTTCAAGATTTGAAGCTAAGAAAGTTAGCGgctaa